From one Streptomyces spiramyceticus genomic stretch:
- a CDS encoding DUF6578 domain-containing protein → MAVWKIKYDDWQMECCGEPFSVGDEVRWQLALRTPEEGADAATWGDSFSELEPAGSGLVRGPGATALWTSGERIPARPVGLLTVEAHGPGPHDVPETVGTVRSIQVVTEGYAETHAGSRTYAPVAGERWLREVDTCPKWFANEPGQARRGRGYRRDETGVLVTLETPVGRRPVSPGQ, encoded by the coding sequence ATGGCGGTGTGGAAGATCAAGTACGACGACTGGCAAATGGAATGCTGCGGCGAACCGTTCTCGGTCGGCGACGAGGTGCGGTGGCAACTGGCGCTGAGGACACCGGAGGAGGGGGCCGACGCCGCGACGTGGGGGGACAGCTTCAGCGAGTTGGAACCGGCGGGGAGCGGCCTCGTACGGGGCCCCGGCGCAACCGCACTGTGGACATCCGGCGAGCGCATCCCCGCCCGCCCGGTCGGCCTGCTCACGGTGGAGGCGCACGGGCCGGGCCCGCACGACGTACCGGAGACCGTCGGCACGGTCCGCTCGATCCAGGTCGTCACCGAGGGGTACGCCGAGACGCACGCCGGGTCGCGTACGTACGCCCCGGTGGCGGGCGAGCGGTGGCTGAGGGAGGTCGACACGTGCCCCAAGTGGTTCGCGAACGAGCCCGGACAGGCCCGCCGGGGACGCGGATACCGGCGCGACGAGACCGGCGTCCTCGTCACCCTGGAGACGCCCGTCGGCCGACGCCCCGTGAGTCCCGGACAATAG
- a CDS encoding site-2 protease family protein, translating to MTTALTRRDRRISPVFLGIAAVMAVSGWAVWTEFSASTGFAVFLFVTSAWIVSLCLHEYAHARTALHSGDISIGAKGYLTLNPLKYTHALLSIVLPVLFVIMGGIGLPGGAVFIERHRIRGRLKHSIISAAGPLTNVLFAIVCTAPFWLGALDGVPDPFRYALGFLALLQVTAAILNFLPVPGLDGYGVIEPWLSYNIRRQVEPLAPFGLLLVFGVLWIPAVNHVFFDAVDAILRGLGVSDWDTYWGQQFYRFWQGEPEVPAITP from the coding sequence ATGACCACCGCCCTCACCCGTCGCGACCGGCGGATCAGTCCCGTCTTCCTCGGGATCGCTGCCGTCATGGCGGTCTCCGGGTGGGCGGTGTGGACGGAGTTCTCGGCGAGTACCGGCTTCGCCGTCTTCCTCTTCGTCACGTCCGCATGGATCGTCTCGCTCTGTCTGCACGAGTACGCGCACGCCCGTACCGCGCTGCACAGCGGCGACATCTCCATTGGTGCGAAGGGGTATTTGACCCTCAATCCACTTAAATACACTCATGCGCTGCTGAGTATCGTCCTGCCCGTGCTCTTCGTGATCATGGGCGGTATCGGTCTGCCGGGCGGCGCGGTCTTCATCGAGCGCCACCGGATCCGGGGGCGCCTGAAGCACAGCATCATCTCGGCCGCCGGACCGCTGACCAATGTGCTGTTCGCGATCGTGTGCACCGCGCCGTTCTGGCTGGGGGCGCTGGACGGCGTTCCCGATCCGTTCCGTTACGCGCTCGGGTTCCTCGCCCTGCTCCAGGTGACGGCGGCGATCCTGAACTTCCTGCCGGTGCCGGGGCTCGACGGCTACGGGGTGATCGAGCCCTGGCTCTCGTACAACATCCGCCGCCAGGTCGAGCCGCTCGCGCCGTTCGGGCTGCTGCTGGTCTTCGGCGTGCTGTGGATTCCCGCCGTCAACCATGTCTTCTTCGACGCGGTCGACGCGATCCTGCGGGGGCTGGGCGTCAGCGACTGGGACACGTACTGGGGGCAGCAGTTCTACCGCTTCTGGCAGGGCGAGCCGGAGGTGCCGGCGATCACCCCGTAG
- the npdG gene encoding NADPH-dependent F420 reductase has translation MTSTDSSGTSAGTQAPAAAQKPAAKDPWDLPDVSGMVVGVLGGTGDQGRGLAYRLARAGQKVIIGSRAAERAQSAAAELGLGVEGADNAECARRSDIVIVAVPWDGHAKTLEALREELTGKLVVDCVNPLGFDKKGAYALKPEEGSAAEQAAALLPDSRVTAAFHHLSAVLLQDEAIEEIDTDVMVLGEARADTDIVQALAARIPGMRGVFAGRLRNAHQVESLVANLISVNRRYKAHAGLRVTDV, from the coding sequence ATGACTTCCACCGACAGCTCCGGCACCTCCGCCGGCACTCAGGCACCCGCCGCCGCGCAGAAGCCCGCCGCCAAGGACCCCTGGGACCTCCCGGACGTGTCCGGAATGGTCGTCGGCGTGCTCGGCGGCACCGGCGACCAGGGGCGCGGGCTCGCGTACCGGCTGGCCAGGGCCGGCCAGAAGGTGATCATCGGCTCGCGCGCCGCCGAACGCGCACAGAGCGCCGCCGCAGAGCTCGGCCTCGGCGTCGAAGGCGCGGACAACGCCGAGTGCGCCCGCCGCAGCGACATCGTGATCGTCGCCGTGCCGTGGGACGGTCATGCCAAGACGCTCGAAGCGCTGCGCGAGGAGCTGACCGGCAAGCTCGTCGTCGACTGCGTCAACCCGCTCGGCTTCGACAAGAAGGGCGCGTACGCCCTGAAGCCGGAGGAGGGCAGCGCCGCCGAACAGGCCGCCGCCCTGCTGCCGGACTCGCGGGTGACCGCCGCGTTCCACCACCTGTCGGCCGTGCTGCTCCAGGACGAGGCGATCGAGGAGATCGACACCGACGTGATGGTGCTGGGCGAGGCCCGCGCCGACACCGACATCGTGCAGGCACTCGCGGCCCGCATCCCCGGCATGCGCGGCGTCTTCGCGGGCCGCCTGCGCAACGCCCACCAGGTCGAGTCCCTGGTGGCCAACCTGATCTCGGTGAACCGCCGCTACAAGGCGCACGCGGGCCTGCGCGTGACCGACGTATAA
- the map gene encoding type I methionyl aminopeptidase: MSGQSLLVPGELSPARSVPGNIRRPEYVGKPAPTPYTGPEIQDSDTIERMRIAGRIAAQAMEEAAKHISPGVTTDELDRVAHDFMIDHGAYPSTLGYRGYPKSLCSSVNEVICHGIPDSTVLRDGDIVNLDVTAYINGVHGDNNATYLCGDVDEESRLLVERTRESLARAIKAVKPGRQINVIGRVIESYAKRFGYGVVRDFTGHGINSSFHSGLIIPHYDSPHATTVMQPGMTFTIEPMLTLGTHEYDMWEDGWTVVTKDRRRTAQFEHTLVVTETGAEILTLP; the protein is encoded by the coding sequence ATGTCTGGCCAGTCGCTGCTCGTACCAGGGGAGCTCTCTCCCGCCCGTTCCGTCCCCGGCAACATCCGGCGTCCCGAGTACGTCGGGAAGCCGGCGCCGACGCCGTACACAGGTCCCGAAATCCAGGACTCCGACACCATCGAGCGGATGCGCATCGCGGGTCGCATCGCCGCGCAGGCGATGGAGGAGGCCGCCAAGCACATCTCGCCCGGGGTGACCACGGACGAGCTCGACCGGGTCGCACACGACTTCATGATCGACCACGGCGCGTACCCGTCGACGCTCGGGTACCGCGGCTACCCGAAGTCGCTGTGCAGCTCCGTCAACGAGGTCATCTGCCACGGCATCCCGGACTCCACGGTGCTGCGCGACGGCGACATCGTGAACCTGGACGTCACGGCGTACATCAACGGCGTGCACGGCGACAACAACGCCACGTACCTGTGCGGTGACGTCGACGAGGAGTCGCGGCTTCTCGTGGAGCGCACCCGCGAGTCGCTGGCCCGTGCGATCAAGGCGGTCAAGCCGGGGCGCCAGATCAATGTCATCGGGCGGGTCATCGAGTCGTACGCCAAGCGCTTCGGCTATGGCGTCGTGCGCGACTTCACCGGGCACGGCATCAATTCGTCGTTCCACTCCGGGCTGATCATTCCGCACTACGACAGCCCGCATGCGACGACGGTGATGCAGCCCGGCATGACCTTCACGATCGAGCCGATGCTCACGCTCGGTACGCACGAGTACGACATGTGGGAAGACGGCTGGACCGTGGTGACGAAGGACCGCAGGCGGACGGCTCAGTTCGAGCACACGCTTGTGGTTACCGAGACCGGGGCCGAGATTCTCACGCTGCCGTAG
- a CDS encoding heme oxygenase (biliverdin-producing), whose amino-acid sequence MDVSATAADATTTPFSTLIRVASHEQHTEAETSTFMSDMLGGRLSVDAYARYTEQLWFVYRALEDAAESLRGDPVAGPFIRPELMRTAELERDLAHLRGENWREDLEPLPATAAYAGRVSECARSWPAGYVAHHYTRYLGDLSGGQIIRDKAEKTWGFERKGDGVRFYVFESIPNPAAFKRTYRELLDQVNADDLEKQRIIDECKRAFDFNGAVFRELGGEFPLSA is encoded by the coding sequence TTGGACGTATCCGCTACCGCCGCCGACGCAACAACCACCCCCTTCTCGACGTTGATCCGCGTCGCGTCGCACGAGCAGCACACCGAGGCGGAGACCTCCACCTTCATGAGCGACATGCTCGGCGGGAGGCTCTCCGTCGACGCGTACGCGCGCTACACGGAGCAGTTGTGGTTCGTGTACCGGGCGCTGGAGGACGCGGCCGAGTCGCTGCGCGGCGACCCGGTCGCCGGGCCGTTCATCCGGCCGGAGCTGATGCGCACCGCCGAGCTGGAGCGCGACCTGGCGCACCTGCGCGGCGAGAACTGGCGCGAGGACCTTGAGCCGCTGCCTGCGACCGCGGCGTACGCAGGGCGGGTCAGCGAGTGCGCGCGCAGCTGGCCGGCCGGGTATGTGGCGCACCACTACACGCGCTACCTCGGGGATCTGTCGGGCGGACAGATCATCCGCGACAAGGCGGAGAAGACGTGGGGTTTTGAGCGCAAGGGCGATGGTGTGCGCTTCTACGTCTTCGAGTCGATCCCCAACCCGGCTGCTTTCAAGCGGACTTACCGGGAGCTGCTCGACCAGGTGAACGCGGACGACCTGGAGAAGCAGCGCATCATCGACGAGTGCAAGCGCGCCTTCGACTTCAACGGTGCGGTTTTTCGTGAGCTGGGCGGGGAGTTCCCGCTCAGCGCATGA
- a CDS encoding PhzF family phenazine biosynthesis protein: protein MNELDVLRVFCGPDGRHGNALGVVRDGRTHPDQASRQAFAAELGFSETVFVDDPERGIVDIYTPGTRLPFAGHPLVGAAWLLDLEVVNPPAGEVWARHDGEFTWITARAEWAPPRRLQQYASAAEVDALPAPPPGEGWLYAWSWQDEAAGRVRARAFPRRIDERGVSRPGGAGACTGGITEDEATGAAALLLTAELDRALNITQGRGSQILTAPGPDGTIEVGGRVRFARTAAKLMR, encoded by the coding sequence GTGAACGAACTCGACGTACTCCGCGTCTTCTGCGGCCCGGACGGACGACACGGCAATGCCCTCGGCGTCGTAAGAGACGGGCGTACGCACCCCGATCAGGCATCCCGCCAGGCTTTCGCCGCCGAACTCGGCTTCAGCGAGACCGTGTTCGTCGACGACCCCGAGCGCGGCATCGTCGACATCTACACCCCCGGCACGCGCCTGCCCTTCGCCGGGCACCCCCTCGTCGGCGCCGCCTGGCTGCTCGACCTGGAAGTGGTCAACCCGCCGGCGGGCGAGGTGTGGGCACGCCACGACGGGGAGTTCACCTGGATCACCGCCCGTGCCGAGTGGGCCCCGCCGCGCCGCCTCCAGCAGTACGCGTCGGCCGCCGAGGTCGACGCGCTGCCCGCCCCTCCGCCCGGCGAGGGCTGGCTCTACGCCTGGTCCTGGCAGGACGAGGCGGCGGGCCGGGTGCGCGCTCGCGCGTTCCCGCGCCGAATCGATGAGCGCGGCGTCAGCCGCCCCGGTGGAGCCGGTGCTTGCACCGGGGGGATCACGGAGGACGAGGCGACCGGCGCCGCAGCGCTCCTGCTGACCGCCGAACTGGACCGCGCCCTGAACATCACGCAGGGCCGCGGCTCCCAGATCCTGACGGCGCCGGGACCCGACGGCACGATTGAAGTGGGCGGCCGGGTCCGCTTCGCGCGCACAGCCGCAAAACTCATGCGCTGA
- a CDS encoding HtaA domain-containing protein, whose translation MAATPRPTVIAAAVATAAALGATVLALPALAADGPPTKPMKIVGGSLDWGVKEGYRNYVKGMANGTITVADGAKLNADGTFNFGSATGEYDPVKHTVKAAFGGSVTFTSPPLPQGHGFEVKLSDLRFDTGAERLTADVTRDGGAVQEDVPLAEAKVTGPSMEKLATTLTKEAAAALGGPYEGKAGDPLTVKLEFEKPTTPPTTPPTGKPTEKPKPTTQPSEKPGTKPTAKPGTKPTSKPSGEPVAATSKIVDGNLDWGLYKRFVSYITGPIAHGKIELGGGAVKQGAGWRFPKGTGSFDGEKKTLDATFNGSIRFLGHKTAGKWALDTKFTNFRVRANGIKGKIVVDGVSNDRETQRPVTFKNRPLADLKLTAGSLKAKDGVVSLSGVPATLTAEGAKIFGAPYAAGDQLDKVAVAVSVTEGADLPDGGTDGGTGTGTGTGATGGTSTTGGASTTGGTVGGTGTTGTTTAGTVGGNLAATGSEVPAGALLAASGTVVAAGAAVVFAARNRRTHA comes from the coding sequence ATGGCAGCCACCCCCCGTCCCACAGTCATCGCCGCAGCCGTCGCCACCGCGGCCGCGCTGGGTGCGACCGTCCTCGCGCTGCCCGCCCTCGCGGCGGACGGCCCGCCGACGAAGCCGATGAAAATCGTCGGCGGGTCGCTGGACTGGGGCGTCAAGGAGGGCTACCGCAACTACGTCAAGGGCATGGCGAACGGCACGATCACGGTCGCGGACGGGGCGAAGCTGAACGCGGACGGAACGTTCAACTTCGGCTCCGCGACGGGCGAGTACGACCCCGTCAAGCACACCGTGAAGGCGGCGTTCGGCGGCAGCGTGACCTTCACGTCGCCCCCGCTGCCGCAGGGCCACGGCTTCGAGGTCAAGCTCTCGGACCTCAGGTTCGACACGGGCGCGGAACGGCTCACCGCGGACGTGACCCGCGACGGCGGTGCGGTCCAGGAGGACGTGCCGCTTGCGGAGGCGAAGGTCACGGGCCCGTCGATGGAGAAGCTGGCGACCACGCTGACGAAGGAGGCGGCGGCGGCGCTCGGCGGTCCGTACGAGGGGAAGGCGGGGGACCCGCTGACGGTGAAGCTGGAGTTCGAGAAGCCGACGACCCCGCCGACGACCCCGCCGACGGGCAAGCCGACCGAGAAGCCCAAGCCGACCACTCAGCCGTCCGAGAAGCCCGGCACCAAGCCCACCGCGAAGCCCGGCACCAAGCCCACGTCCAAGCCCTCCGGCGAACCCGTCGCCGCCACCAGCAAGATCGTCGACGGCAACCTCGACTGGGGCCTCTACAAGCGCTTCGTCAGCTACATAACCGGACCCATCGCCCACGGCAAGATCGAGCTCGGCGGCGGCGCGGTCAAGCAGGGCGCGGGCTGGCGCTTCCCCAAGGGCACCGGCTCCTTCGACGGCGAGAAGAAGACCCTCGACGCCACCTTCAACGGCTCCATCCGCTTCCTCGGCCACAAGACGGCCGGGAAGTGGGCCCTCGACACCAAGTTCACGAACTTCCGCGTCCGGGCGAACGGCATCAAGGGCAAAATCGTGGTGGACGGCGTCTCCAACGACCGCGAGACCCAGCGCCCTGTCACGTTCAAGAACCGCCCGCTCGCCGACCTGAAGCTCACGGCCGGTTCGCTCAAGGCCAAGGACGGCGTCGTCTCCCTCTCCGGCGTCCCGGCCACCCTGACCGCCGAAGGCGCCAAGATCTTCGGCGCTCCGTACGCGGCGGGCGACCAGCTCGACAAGGTGGCCGTAGCGGTCTCGGTCACCGAGGGCGCCGACCTGCCCGACGGCGGCACGGACGGCGGCACAGGCACAGGCACAGGCACCGGCGCCACGGGCGGCACCAGCACCACCGGCGGCGCGAGCACGACCGGCGGCACCGTAGGCGGTACGGGCACCACCGGCACCACCACCGCCGGCACCGTAGGCGGCAACCTCGCCGCCACCGGCTCCGAAGTCCCGGCCGGCGCCCTCCTCGCCGCCTCCGGCACGGTCGTCGCGGCCGGCGCGGCGGTCGTCTTCGCGGCCCGCAACCGGCGTACGCACGCCTGA